One genomic window of Moorella glycerini includes the following:
- a CDS encoding PHP domain-containing protein, whose translation MAADLHTHTTASDGRLSPTELISLAKTKGLTALGVTDHDTVAGLAEALAAGNSYGVKVIAGVELSTEWEEGEIHILGYYIDWQKESLLAFLETMRQARYRRTARMVGRLKELGYDISMGEVEQEVRGEAMGRPHIAAVLVRKGYVPSVEFAFRTLLERGRPAYVPRAKVSPARAVEVILKARGVPVLAHPGISRADGLIPALVGSGLQGIEAYYPHHDAAATGRYLELASRYNLVVTGGSDFHGIVDSSHADLGACQVGTIELEQLQRRAEKIKAQATKV comes from the coding sequence ATGGCAGCTGATTTACATACCCATACTACGGCCTCCGACGGCCGGCTGTCACCCACTGAACTAATCAGCCTGGCGAAGACAAAAGGGTTAACGGCCCTGGGTGTTACCGACCATGATACGGTAGCCGGCCTGGCAGAGGCACTGGCTGCCGGAAACAGTTATGGCGTTAAGGTAATTGCCGGGGTCGAACTGAGCACCGAATGGGAAGAAGGGGAGATCCATATCCTGGGTTATTATATCGACTGGCAAAAGGAAAGTTTGCTGGCTTTCCTGGAAACAATGCGCCAGGCGCGTTACCGGCGTACGGCCAGGATGGTAGGCCGGCTTAAAGAGCTGGGTTATGATATTAGCATGGGTGAGGTAGAGCAGGAAGTGCGGGGCGAGGCCATGGGCCGTCCCCATATTGCGGCCGTTCTAGTTCGCAAGGGTTATGTACCATCGGTGGAGTTTGCCTTCCGAACTTTGCTGGAGCGGGGCCGGCCTGCTTATGTCCCGCGGGCCAAAGTCTCACCTGCCCGGGCTGTGGAGGTAATATTAAAGGCTAGAGGGGTTCCGGTTTTGGCCCACCCGGGCATAAGCCGGGCCGATGGTCTTATTCCTGCCCTGGTGGGCAGCGGCTTGCAGGGTATTGAAGCTTACTATCCCCACCACGATGCCGCTGCCACCGGGCGTTACCTGGAACTGGCATCACGGTATAACCTGGTAGTAACCGGCGGGTCGGATTTCCACGGCATAGTTGATAGCAGCCATGCCGACCTGGGAGCCTGCCAGGTGGGCACAATCGAACTGGAGCAATTACAGAGGCGGGCCGAAAAGATTAAAGCTCAAGCGACTAAGGTTTGA
- the recA gene encoding recombinase RecA: protein MVLSDKQRALENALLQIERHFGKGSIMKLGESGARLNVEAISTGALPLDLALGVGGLPRGRVVEIFGPESSGKTTVALHVVAEAQRSGGTAAFIDAEHALDPVYARNLGVDIDNLLVSQPDTGEQALEIAEALVRSGAIDVIVIDSVAALVPKAELDGEMGDAHVGLQARLMSQALRKLAGVIAKSRTVAIFINQLREKVGVLFGSPETTPGGRALKFYASVRLDVRKIEQVKQGTEIIGSRTRVKVVKNKVAPPFRQAEFDIIYGRGIDREGCLLDMGTELDIVKKSGAWYSLGEDRLGQGREAAKEFLRDHPELAASLEAQIRAKAGLVKTAAAIEDEGAQNE from the coding sequence GTGGTTTTATCAGACAAGCAGCGGGCCCTGGAAAATGCCCTGCTCCAGATCGAGAGGCATTTTGGCAAGGGTTCCATAATGAAGCTGGGTGAATCCGGTGCCCGGCTCAATGTGGAAGCTATTTCCACCGGCGCCCTGCCCCTGGACCTGGCCCTGGGGGTAGGCGGGTTGCCCCGGGGCCGGGTGGTGGAGATCTTTGGCCCGGAATCTTCGGGCAAGACGACGGTCGCCCTCCATGTTGTTGCCGAGGCCCAGCGGAGCGGTGGCACGGCAGCCTTTATCGACGCCGAGCACGCCCTCGACCCGGTATATGCCAGGAACCTTGGCGTCGACATTGATAATCTTTTAGTATCCCAGCCCGATACCGGTGAGCAGGCCCTGGAAATCGCTGAAGCCCTGGTGCGCAGCGGCGCCATCGATGTCATCGTCATCGATTCCGTAGCTGCCCTGGTGCCCAAAGCCGAACTGGACGGTGAAATGGGCGACGCCCATGTAGGCCTGCAGGCCCGGCTCATGTCCCAGGCTTTACGCAAACTGGCCGGCGTTATTGCCAAGTCGCGGACAGTAGCCATTTTTATTAACCAGTTACGGGAAAAGGTAGGGGTCCTCTTTGGCAGTCCCGAGACAACACCGGGGGGACGAGCGCTAAAATTTTACGCTTCGGTGCGCCTGGATGTGCGCAAAATCGAGCAGGTCAAGCAGGGGACCGAGATTATTGGTAGCCGCACCCGGGTAAAGGTTGTTAAAAATAAAGTAGCGCCGCCCTTCCGCCAGGCCGAGTTTGATATTATTTACGGCCGGGGTATTGACCGCGAGGGCTGCCTCCTTGACATGGGCACGGAATTGGATATAGTAAAGAAGAGTGGGGCCTGGTATTCCCTGGGGGAAGATCGCCTTGGCCAGGGCCGGGAGGCAGCCAAAGAATTTTTACGTGACCACCCCGAACTGGCGGCCAGCCTTGAAGCCCAGATTCGTGCTAAAGCTGGTTTAGTCAAGACGGCAGCGGCTATAGAAGATGAAGGTGCGCAAAACGAATAA
- a CDS encoding TIGR00282 family metallophosphoesterase produces the protein MRVLMIGDVVGRPGRKAVRELLPPLLQEHRPDLVVANGENAAGGNGITPDIAGELFAGGIDILTMGNHVWDKREAMTLLEEDERIVRPANYPAGTPGRGYTLVKAKENLQVGIINLSGRVFLAPLECPFRLGRRLAEEIGALTRIILVDFHAEATSEKVALGWYLDGLVSAVIGTHTHIQTADARVLPQGTAYITDVGMTGPRDSVLGVKTELIVKKFLTQLPVRFEVAGGIIQLEAVLIDIDPGTGRATAIQRLQHYGPA, from the coding sequence TTGCGGGTTTTAATGATCGGCGATGTGGTAGGGCGGCCGGGCCGTAAAGCCGTCCGGGAACTCCTGCCACCTTTGCTCCAGGAACACCGGCCGGATCTGGTGGTGGCAAACGGCGAAAATGCTGCCGGCGGCAATGGTATTACCCCAGATATTGCTGGTGAACTTTTTGCCGGTGGCATTGATATCTTAACCATGGGCAACCATGTCTGGGATAAGCGTGAAGCTATGACCCTCCTGGAGGAGGATGAGCGCATTGTCCGGCCGGCCAATTATCCTGCCGGTACCCCCGGCCGGGGCTATACCCTGGTAAAGGCTAAGGAAAACCTGCAGGTAGGAATTATTAATTTATCGGGGCGGGTGTTTCTAGCACCCCTGGAGTGTCCTTTTCGCCTGGGACGCCGCCTGGCTGAAGAAATCGGTGCGCTAACCCGCATCATTTTAGTAGACTTCCATGCTGAAGCAACTTCGGAAAAGGTTGCCCTGGGCTGGTACCTGGACGGCCTGGTAAGTGCCGTCATCGGGACCCATACCCATATCCAGACGGCTGATGCCCGGGTCCTGCCCCAGGGGACGGCCTATATTACCGATGTAGGCATGACCGGCCCCAGGGATTCTGTCCTGGGGGTGAAGACAGAGCTTATCGTTAAAAAATTTCTTACCCAGTTGCCGGTGCGTTTTGAAGTAGCTGGTGGAATTATTCAGTTGGAAGCTGTCCTGATAGATATTGATCCCGGTACCGGCCGGGCAACCGCTATCCAGCGGTTGCAACACTATGGGCCGGCATAA
- a CDS encoding translation initiation factor 2, which translates to MAGNDAGALYRRIQELESKVEQLRVSRRVLMRLVEKSEAEKWELVNRLRQEKEQIQLRNRRYARAIWEKNKELVLLTNKLQGLSLPRA; encoded by the coding sequence TTGGCTGGCAATGATGCAGGTGCCCTTTACCGGCGCATTCAAGAGCTGGAAAGCAAGGTGGAACAATTAAGGGTCAGCCGGCGTGTCCTGATGCGCCTGGTGGAAAAAAGCGAAGCCGAAAAGTGGGAACTGGTAAATCGCCTGCGCCAGGAAAAGGAACAGATCCAGCTCCGCAACCGGCGCTACGCCCGGGCCATCTGGGAAAAGAATAAAGAGCTGGTTTTGCTCACCAATAAGCTCCAGGGTCTATCGTTGCCCAGGGCTTGA
- the thpR gene encoding RNA 2',3'-cyclic phosphodiesterase, translating into MRLFVAINFSPALQSALAGLLGELRQLPVTVKWVPPENIHLTLKFLGEVAPARVEEIGAALRRAAMGVNPWHLEVKGTGVFPNWRYPRVVWVGVDSEETLYTLQRQVTREYLELGFPADSFTPHLTLGRLRPGTATGPLQDRLQSLAGVSWGRERVTAVSLMESRLTPQGAIYRPVLTVTLPAGGRNS; encoded by the coding sequence ATGCGGCTGTTTGTGGCCATAAATTTTTCCCCGGCTCTGCAAAGTGCCCTGGCCGGGTTACTGGGTGAATTACGCCAGTTACCGGTAACGGTTAAATGGGTGCCCCCGGAGAATATCCATTTAACCCTCAAGTTTTTAGGTGAAGTGGCCCCGGCCAGAGTTGAGGAAATAGGAGCAGCCTTGCGGCGTGCCGCTATGGGGGTTAACCCCTGGCACCTGGAGGTAAAAGGCACCGGGGTTTTTCCCAACTGGCGCTACCCCCGGGTTGTCTGGGTGGGAGTGGACTCCGAAGAGACATTATATACCCTGCAACGACAGGTAACCAGGGAATACCTGGAACTGGGTTTTCCGGCCGATTCCTTTACCCCCCATTTAACCCTGGGCCGCCTGCGTCCTGGGACAGCCACCGGGCCATTACAGGACAGGCTCCAGAGTTTGGCCGGCGTGTCCTGGGGGAGGGAAAGGGTGACGGCGGTAAGTCTTATGGAGAGCCGGCTAACCCCACAGGGGGCTATTTACCGCCCGGTTTTGACGGTTACTTTGCCAGCAGGCGGCAGGAACTCTTAA
- a CDS encoding regulatory protein RecX: MKVRKTNNPSAAAAWEYALKILTRRQQSEQEMCWKLQAKGFPGEVVTATLNRLKDAGLLDDANFARNWATYRLATHPVGPRRLQRELQEHGVAPSLAEGIVGDLFPPEAELAAARELAGKYYRRQGESADHYYQRLARFLWQRGFNGHVIRQVLGEPAEEDNYIDSNDLNL, from the coding sequence ATGAAGGTGCGCAAAACGAATAATCCTTCAGCGGCGGCAGCCTGGGAGTATGCCCTGAAAATATTAACCCGGCGCCAGCAGAGTGAACAGGAAATGTGCTGGAAATTGCAGGCAAAGGGTTTTCCCGGGGAGGTAGTGACGGCAACCTTAAACCGGTTAAAGGATGCCGGTTTGCTAGATGATGCCAATTTTGCCAGGAACTGGGCCACCTACCGGCTGGCTACCCACCCGGTAGGCCCGAGGCGCCTCCAGCGCGAGTTGCAAGAGCATGGCGTGGCCCCTTCCCTGGCGGAAGGTATAGTAGGCGACCTGTTTCCTCCAGAAGCAGAGCTGGCGGCGGCCCGGGAACTGGCGGGGAAATATTACCGGCGCCAGGGAGAAAGTGCCGATCATTATTACCAGCGCTTGGCCCGTTTCCTCTGGCAGCGAGGTTTTAATGGCCATGTAATTCGCCAGGTACTGGGAGAGCCGGCTGAAGAAGATAATTATATTGACAGTAATGATTTAAACCTATAA
- the cobU gene encoding bifunctional adenosylcobinamide kinase/adenosylcobinamide-phosphate guanylyltransferase — translation MGYGSLIMVTGGARSGKSRLAEELAAAGGAKVVYLATATVGDAEMAARVDMHRRRRPAGWQTVEVPLAVTEAVAREGQRAGTIILDSLGMWISNLLSQETIEAEDSWEKNIAAIEAIMVKVRELAVVAWQVPARVIIVTEEVGMGLIPPYPLGRVFRDLLGLANQEIASRADRVYLVVAGLPLVLKDNKRDAAAGEEFPRKSTGN, via the coding sequence TTGGGATACGGCTCGTTAATCATGGTAACCGGGGGTGCCAGGAGTGGCAAAAGCCGCCTGGCCGAAGAGCTGGCTGCTGCCGGGGGCGCAAAGGTAGTCTACCTGGCCACGGCTACCGTGGGCGATGCAGAAATGGCTGCCCGGGTGGACATGCACCGGCGCCGGAGGCCGGCCGGCTGGCAGACGGTAGAAGTTCCCCTGGCCGTAACGGAAGCCGTAGCCAGGGAAGGCCAGCGTGCCGGTACCATCATCCTTGATAGTCTGGGCATGTGGATTAGCAACCTTTTGAGCCAGGAAACAATTGAAGCAGAAGATAGCTGGGAAAAAAATATAGCGGCTATAGAAGCCATCATGGTTAAAGTCAGGGAACTGGCGGTCGTAGCCTGGCAGGTACCGGCGCGGGTAATTATTGTTACTGAAGAAGTGGGAATGGGACTCATTCCTCCCTATCCCCTGGGCCGGGTTTTCCGGGACCTCCTGGGCCTGGCCAACCAGGAGATAGCCAGCCGGGCCGACCGGGTCTACCTGGTGGTGGCGGGGCTGCCCCTGGTTTTAAAGGATAATAAAAGGGACGCTGCTGCCGGGGAGGAATTTCCCCGGAAATCCACAGGAAACTAA
- the cbiD gene encoding cobalt-precorrin-5B (C(1))-methyltransferase CbiD codes for MQKELRRGYTTGTCAAAAARAAALALWQKQLVREVTLTLPRGEKVTLPVTVHHGPDWAEAVVFKDAGDDPDVTHGAAIHVRARKTGGGLTLRGGAGVGTVTRPGLAIPPGEPAINPVPRQMITAAVADVTPPGQGLELEISIPGGEELARRTLNPRLGIEGGLSILGTTGIVEPMSEEAYRTSLVPQIDVALAAGWETLILTPGRLGQRQAEERYHLPATAIVLTSNFIGYMLEACAERGVKQVLLWGHGGKLIKVAGGIFYTHSRLADARQEILAAWAAARGASREVVQQLLEVTTVEAAQEIIRNHGLGREFWDSLAARASQRSEALVRGELTVGTVMLNLQGEIIGWDGMARQILEAWGHGS; via the coding sequence TTGCAGAAGGAATTACGGCGGGGCTATACCACAGGTACCTGCGCGGCAGCAGCAGCCAGGGCGGCGGCCCTGGCTTTATGGCAGAAGCAGCTGGTGCGGGAGGTTACCCTTACCCTGCCCCGGGGAGAAAAGGTCACTCTACCGGTTACTGTCCATCATGGCCCGGACTGGGCCGAAGCCGTGGTGTTTAAAGACGCCGGTGATGACCCTGACGTTACCCACGGGGCTGCCATCCATGTCCGCGCCCGGAAAACTGGCGGGGGATTGACTTTACGCGGCGGGGCCGGCGTCGGGACAGTAACCCGCCCCGGCCTGGCCATACCTCCAGGGGAACCGGCCATTAACCCTGTTCCCAGGCAAATGATTACCGCGGCAGTAGCCGATGTAACCCCGCCCGGCCAGGGCCTGGAACTGGAGATCAGCATCCCCGGTGGCGAAGAACTGGCCCGGCGGACCCTCAACCCCCGCCTGGGGATTGAGGGCGGTCTTTCTATCCTGGGCACTACCGGCATTGTCGAACCCATGTCCGAAGAGGCCTACCGTACCTCCCTGGTACCCCAGATTGATGTCGCCCTGGCTGCCGGCTGGGAAACCCTCATCCTGACCCCCGGCCGCCTGGGGCAACGCCAGGCCGAGGAACGCTATCATCTACCGGCTACGGCCATTGTTTTAACCAGCAACTTTATTGGCTACATGCTGGAGGCCTGCGCCGAGCGCGGGGTGAAGCAGGTGCTCCTGTGGGGGCATGGCGGCAAGCTCATCAAGGTGGCAGGAGGTATCTTTTATACCCACAGTCGCCTGGCCGATGCCCGCCAGGAAATTCTGGCCGCCTGGGCCGCGGCGCGGGGGGCATCCCGGGAAGTAGTCCAGCAGCTTTTAGAGGTAACTACAGTTGAGGCTGCCCAGGAAATTATCCGCAACCATGGCCTGGGGAGGGAGTTCTGGGACTCCCTGGCGGCCCGGGCCAGCCAGCGGTCGGAGGCCCTTGTCCGTGGAGAACTCACAGTGGGCACGGTTATGCTAAACCTGCAGGGAGAAATTATAGGCTGGGATGGGATGGCCCGGCAAATACTGGAGGCGTGGGGTCATGGGAGCTGA
- the rny gene encoding ribonuclease Y, protein MGAAGGYAIRKYLAEAKIVSAEKAAATIIEEAKKEAEAKKREAVLEAKEEAHRIRNEIERESRERRNELQRFERRLMQKEEALDRKTEALERKEASLHRQEEAAQKLREELEELRRRQVSELERISGLTIEEARAILLQSVEEEVRHEAAMMIKQIETEAKEEADKKAREIITHAIQHCVADYVAEATVSVVNLPSDEMKGRIIGREGRNIRALETLTGVDLIIDDTPEAVILSSFDPIRREVARIALEKLIIDGRIHPARIEEMVEKSRRELEQKIREEGERATFEAGIHGLHPELVRLLGKLKYRTSYGQNVLKHSLEVAFLAGAMAAELGADVQLAKRAGLLHDIGKAVDFEVEGPHVTLGVELAKKYRESPEVIHAIEAHHGDVEPRSIEAGLVQAADAISAARPGARRETLEAYIKRLEKLEEIADSFAGVEKSYAIQAGREIRILVKPDKIDDAMAVHLAREIVKKIEKEMEYPGQIKVVVIRETRAVDYAK, encoded by the coding sequence GTGGGTGCAGCTGGCGGTTATGCCATCCGCAAGTACCTGGCCGAGGCCAAAATTGTTTCGGCCGAGAAGGCTGCAGCCACCATTATCGAAGAAGCAAAAAAAGAAGCCGAGGCTAAAAAGAGGGAAGCGGTCCTGGAAGCCAAGGAAGAAGCCCACCGCATCCGTAATGAAATAGAGCGGGAAAGCCGGGAACGGCGCAATGAACTCCAGCGTTTCGAGCGGCGCCTGATGCAGAAGGAAGAGGCCCTGGACCGCAAGACCGAAGCCCTCGAACGCAAAGAGGCTAGCCTTCACCGGCAGGAAGAAGCTGCCCAGAAACTGAGGGAAGAATTGGAAGAGCTGCGCCGCCGGCAGGTCAGCGAACTGGAACGCATTTCCGGTTTGACGATCGAAGAGGCCAGGGCCATCCTGCTGCAGAGTGTTGAGGAAGAAGTAAGGCATGAAGCAGCCATGATGATTAAACAAATTGAAACGGAAGCCAAAGAAGAAGCAGATAAAAAGGCCCGGGAAATTATTACCCATGCTATCCAGCACTGTGTTGCTGATTATGTAGCCGAGGCCACGGTATCGGTGGTGAATCTACCCAGCGATGAGATGAAGGGGCGCATTATCGGCCGCGAGGGCCGTAACATTCGCGCCCTGGAAACCCTGACGGGTGTCGATCTCATCATTGATGACACACCGGAAGCCGTTATTCTCTCCAGCTTCGACCCTATTCGCCGGGAGGTGGCCCGGATTGCCCTGGAAAAATTAATTATCGATGGGCGCATCCACCCGGCCCGGATTGAAGAAATGGTAGAAAAGTCCCGGCGGGAACTGGAGCAAAAGATCCGGGAAGAAGGGGAGCGAGCTACCTTCGAAGCCGGCATTCATGGCCTGCATCCAGAGCTGGTGCGCCTGCTGGGTAAACTTAAATACCGCACCAGCTACGGCCAGAATGTCCTTAAACACTCCCTGGAAGTAGCTTTCCTGGCGGGGGCCATGGCTGCCGAACTGGGGGCCGATGTCCAGCTGGCCAAGCGGGCCGGGTTGCTCCATGACATTGGTAAAGCCGTTGATTTTGAAGTTGAGGGACCCCATGTCACCCTGGGGGTTGAACTGGCTAAAAAATACCGGGAATCCCCGGAGGTAATTCATGCCATTGAAGCCCACCATGGCGATGTGGAACCGCGCAGCATTGAAGCCGGCCTGGTCCAGGCCGCCGATGCCATTTCGGCAGCCCGGCCGGGAGCCCGGCGGGAAACCCTGGAGGCCTATATTAAACGCCTCGAGAAACTGGAAGAGATTGCCGATTCCTTTGCCGGCGTAGAAAAATCCTATGCCATCCAGGCCGGCCGGGAGATCCGGATTTTAGTTAAGCCCGACAAGATCGATGACGCCATGGCCGTCCACCTGGCCAGAGAGATCGTCAAAAAGATTGAAAAGGAGATGGAATACCCGGGCCAGATTAAAGTGGTGGTCATCCGCGAAACCCGCGCTGTTGATTATGCCAAATAA